One genomic region from Fictibacillus marinisediminis encodes:
- a CDS encoding BrxA/BrxB family bacilliredoxin, translating to MNLNFNFFMNDAVESARKEIVEAGYTQLTTPEEVDEALAKNGTTLVMINSVCGCAGGIARPAASYSVKQGIRPDHLVTVFAGQDKEATEKARSYFTGYPPSSPSFALLKDGEIQTMVQRHEIEGEEPMEVVNKLINAFNTYCK from the coding sequence ATGAATTTAAATTTTAACTTTTTCATGAATGATGCCGTTGAATCAGCACGAAAAGAAATCGTAGAGGCTGGATATACGCAATTAACGACGCCTGAAGAGGTAGATGAAGCACTAGCTAAAAATGGAACAACGTTGGTTATGATCAATTCTGTATGCGGATGCGCAGGCGGTATTGCCAGGCCGGCTGCTTCTTATTCAGTTAAGCAGGGTATCCGCCCGGATCATCTTGTTACCGTTTTTGCCGGACAGGATAAGGAAGCGACAGAGAAAGCGCGTTCTTATTTTACCGGTTATCCTCCTTCTTCCCCATCCTTTGCGCTTCTAAAAGATGGAGAAATTCAAACGATGGTGCAAAGACACGAAATTGAAGGCGAAGAACCGATGGAAGTTGTCAATAAATTAATCAATGCGTTTAATACCTATTGCAAATAA
- a CDS encoding dihydrolipoamide acetyltransferase family protein → MATEKILMPQLGESVTEGTISKWLVQPGDHIKKYDPLAEVMTDKVNAEIPSSFTGVIKELSAQEGDTLAVGELICYIDTESGTAEKSNEQAAPAAPSSDKKEEGTATASSETGLPKRDKSEKNRFSPAVLRIADEHNIDLNQVEGTGMNGRITRKDLMKLIESGNIPAQGTAPAQAPIQEAANVKAPEPQAAPQTEAPKPAASVESQPGDIEIPVTGVRKAIAANMVRSKHEAPHAWTMVEVDVTNLVSYRNGVKNDFKSKEGYNLTFLPFFIKAVVESLKEFPQLNSMWAGDKIIQKKDINISIAVATDTALYVPVIKQADEKSIKGIAREVKELADKVRTNRLGADDMKGGTFTVNNTGSFGSVMSTPIINYPQAAILSVESIVKRPVVMNNGMIAVRDMVNLCLSLDHRVLDGLVCGRFLARVKERLENISSETTSIY, encoded by the coding sequence ATGGCTACGGAAAAAATCTTAATGCCCCAGCTCGGGGAGAGCGTTACAGAAGGAACAATCAGCAAATGGCTGGTACAGCCTGGCGATCATATAAAGAAATACGATCCGCTTGCTGAAGTAATGACAGATAAGGTAAATGCAGAAATTCCTTCTTCATTTACTGGAGTTATTAAAGAATTGTCTGCTCAGGAAGGCGACACACTCGCTGTGGGCGAGTTGATCTGTTATATCGATACGGAAAGCGGGACAGCGGAAAAAAGTAATGAGCAAGCAGCCCCGGCAGCTCCTTCTTCTGATAAAAAAGAAGAAGGAACGGCGACTGCTTCTTCAGAAACTGGGCTTCCTAAGCGGGACAAATCTGAGAAAAACCGTTTTTCTCCAGCTGTTCTTCGAATAGCGGATGAACATAACATTGATCTGAACCAAGTGGAAGGTACCGGAATGAATGGCCGGATTACCCGCAAAGATTTAATGAAATTGATTGAATCCGGTAATATTCCGGCACAAGGTACAGCACCGGCTCAAGCTCCGATTCAGGAGGCAGCAAACGTCAAGGCCCCAGAACCACAGGCGGCTCCTCAAACTGAAGCACCAAAACCAGCAGCATCGGTTGAAAGCCAGCCTGGCGATATTGAGATTCCAGTTACAGGTGTAAGAAAAGCGATTGCTGCCAACATGGTGAGGAGCAAACACGAAGCTCCTCATGCGTGGACGATGGTCGAAGTAGATGTTACTAACCTCGTGTCTTACCGCAATGGCGTGAAAAACGATTTTAAATCAAAAGAAGGCTACAACTTAACGTTCCTGCCTTTCTTTATCAAAGCTGTCGTCGAATCACTGAAAGAATTCCCTCAATTGAATTCCATGTGGGCGGGCGATAAGATTATACAGAAGAAAGACATTAACATTTCCATCGCTGTAGCGACCGATACTGCACTTTACGTTCCTGTTATCAAACAGGCAGATGAGAAGAGCATCAAAGGCATCGCGCGTGAAGTGAAGGAACTGGCAGATAAAGTCCGTACGAACCGTTTGGGCGCTGATGATATGAAAGGCGGCACGTTCACTGTCAATAATACCGGCTCCTTTGGATCTGTCATGTCTACACCGATTATTAATTACCCGCAGGCAGCGATTCTTTCGGTAGAATCCATCGTAAAACGTCCGGTTGTTATGAATAACGGTATGATCGCAGTCCGTGATATGGTTAACCTTTGTTTGTCACTTGACCACCGCGTACTTGACGGACTTGTCTGCGGACGGTTCCTTGCCCGTGTTAAAGAACGCTTGGAAAATATTTCGAGTGAAACAACATCTATTTATTAA
- a CDS encoding alpha-ketoacid dehydrogenase subunit beta has protein sequence MPIISYIDAVTQAIREEMQRDKKVFVVGEDVGVRGGVFRATAGLIEEFGEDRVIDAPLAESAIAGVGIGAAMYGMRPIAEMQFADFIMPAVNQIVSEAAKIRYRSNNDWTCPITIRAPYGGGVHGALYHSQSVEALFANVPGLKIVMPSTPYDVKGLLKAAIRDEDPVLFFEHKRAYRLIKGEVPEEEYTLPIGKADVKREGDDITVITYGLCVHFALQAAEKLEKDGISAHVLDLRTVYPLDKEAIIEAASKTGKVLLLTEDNKEGSIMSEVSAIIGEHCLFELDAPIKRLAGPDVPAMPYAPTMEKYFMVNPDKVEKAMRELAEF, from the coding sequence ATGCCGATTATTTCCTATATAGATGCAGTAACACAGGCGATACGAGAAGAAATGCAACGGGATAAAAAAGTTTTTGTGGTTGGAGAAGATGTTGGAGTACGCGGAGGAGTGTTCCGTGCCACTGCTGGATTAATAGAAGAGTTTGGTGAAGATCGAGTAATTGATGCTCCATTGGCGGAGTCCGCGATTGCAGGGGTAGGAATTGGTGCAGCGATGTATGGCATGCGGCCTATTGCTGAAATGCAGTTTGCTGATTTCATCATGCCTGCTGTAAACCAGATTGTTTCAGAGGCTGCGAAGATCCGTTACCGTTCGAACAATGACTGGACATGTCCGATCACTATCCGCGCTCCGTATGGCGGCGGGGTTCATGGTGCTCTGTACCATTCTCAGTCAGTCGAAGCATTGTTCGCTAATGTTCCTGGACTTAAGATCGTGATGCCATCGACTCCTTATGATGTAAAAGGCCTTCTGAAAGCTGCGATTCGTGATGAAGATCCTGTTCTTTTCTTTGAACATAAACGCGCTTACCGTTTGATCAAAGGTGAAGTTCCAGAAGAAGAATATACACTGCCGATCGGCAAAGCCGACGTGAAACGTGAAGGTGATGATATTACGGTCATTACATATGGCTTATGTGTACATTTTGCGCTTCAAGCAGCAGAAAAGCTTGAGAAAGACGGAATTTCCGCTCATGTCCTTGATTTAAGGACCGTATATCCTCTTGACAAAGAAGCGATTATTGAAGCTGCTTCAAAAACAGGCAAAGTATTGCTATTGACTGAAGATAATAAAGAAGGAAGCATTATGAGCGAAGTTTCCGCTATTATCGGTGAACATTGCCTCTTTGAACTGGACGCACCGATTAAACGTCTTGCAGGGCCTGATGTGCCTGCAATGCCTTACGCTCCAACGATGGAGAAGTATTTTATGGTGAATCCGGATAAGGTAGAAAAAGCAATGAGAGAACTTGCTGAATTCTAA
- a CDS encoding thiamine pyrophosphate-dependent dehydrogenase E1 component subunit alpha — protein sequence MGENRHERLGLTDEKVLEMYRTMLMARKIDERMWLLNRAGKIPFVISCQGQEAAQVGAAMALDREKDFALPYYRDMGVVLWFGMTAKDLMLSGFAKAEDPNSGGRQMPGHFGGKKYRIVTGSSPVTTQVPHAVGMALGGKLEGKDLVTFTTFGEGSSNQGDFHEGINFASVHKLPVIFMCENNKYAISVPIQKQLACKNVSDRALGYGIPGVTVDGNDPLAVYEAVKEAADRGRRGEGPTLIEAVSYRLTPHSSDDDDRAYRTREEVEEAKAKDSIFTFAQYLKDAGVLTDEFEKQCHEEIAAIIDEATDYAEAAPYADPESAMRFVYAE from the coding sequence ATGGGCGAAAACCGCCATGAAAGACTTGGTTTAACGGACGAAAAAGTCCTTGAAATGTATAGAACGATGCTGATGGCCAGAAAAATCGATGAGCGTATGTGGCTGTTGAACCGGGCTGGTAAAATCCCGTTCGTTATCTCTTGCCAGGGGCAGGAAGCAGCACAGGTCGGAGCCGCGATGGCGCTGGACCGTGAAAAAGATTTCGCATTGCCGTATTACAGAGACATGGGAGTCGTCCTTTGGTTTGGGATGACTGCAAAAGACTTGATGCTTTCAGGTTTTGCAAAAGCTGAAGATCCTAACAGCGGTGGAAGGCAGATGCCGGGTCACTTTGGCGGAAAAAAATATCGAATCGTAACAGGTTCTTCCCCCGTTACGACTCAAGTTCCACACGCTGTCGGTATGGCACTTGGCGGAAAACTTGAAGGAAAAGATCTTGTTACATTTACCACATTTGGAGAGGGTTCTTCCAATCAGGGAGATTTTCATGAAGGCATCAACTTTGCCAGTGTTCACAAACTTCCTGTTATCTTCATGTGTGAAAATAATAAATACGCCATTTCTGTACCGATCCAAAAACAACTGGCGTGCAAAAATGTTTCAGACCGTGCTTTAGGCTATGGCATTCCTGGTGTTACCGTAGACGGAAACGATCCATTGGCTGTATATGAAGCAGTGAAAGAAGCTGCAGACCGCGGACGCCGCGGAGAGGGTCCAACATTGATCGAAGCCGTGTCATACAGGCTGACTCCTCACTCCAGTGATGATGATGACCGTGCCTATCGTACAAGGGAAGAAGTTGAAGAAGCAAAGGCAAAGGATTCGATCTTTACGTTTGCTCAATATCTAAAAGATGCAGGCGTTCTAACTGACGAGTTTGAGAAGCAATGCCATGAAGAAATTGCAGCGATCATTGATGAAGCAACTGATTATGCAGAAGCAGCGCCGTATGCAGACCCAGAATCTGCAATGCGCTTTGTTTATGCAGAGTAA
- the lpdA gene encoding dihydrolipoyl dehydrogenase, with protein MATDFDLVILGGGTGGYVAAIRAAQIGKKVAIVEKGLLGGTCLHKGCIPSKALLRSAEVYSTSKKAAEYGVSIEGVSLDFNKVQERKQKIVDQLHNGVKHLMKKGDIQVFEGTGRILGPSIFSPMPGTISVEFNNGDENEILIPQNVIVATGSRPRTLPGLEIDGKLVMSSDDALKMETLPASILIIGGGVIGIEWASMLNDFGVEVTVVEYADRILPTEDEEISKEAARILKKKGIKLVTGAKVLSETLKKEESVQIDAEHKGGTASFSAEKILVSVGRQANVEGIGLENTAIKVEKGFIETNEYYQTAESHIYAIGDVIGGLQLAHVASHEGIAAVEHLSNQNPHPIDYSMISKCIYSSPEMASVGYTEKEAKEKGYTVKVGKFPFKAIGKALVYGESDGFVKLVVDEATDDLLGVHMIGPHVTDMISEAGLARVLDATPWEIAQTVHPHPTLSEVFGEAALAVDGKAIHF; from the coding sequence ATGGCAACTGATTTTGATTTAGTAATCCTCGGCGGCGGTACAGGCGGCTATGTTGCAGCCATCCGTGCAGCTCAAATAGGCAAAAAAGTAGCGATAGTGGAAAAAGGATTGCTTGGCGGAACTTGCCTTCATAAAGGGTGTATTCCAAGCAAAGCCTTGCTGCGAAGTGCAGAAGTTTATTCTACTTCTAAAAAAGCAGCTGAATACGGTGTTTCCATTGAAGGTGTGTCCCTTGATTTTAATAAAGTACAGGAACGCAAACAAAAAATTGTTGATCAGCTTCATAACGGTGTAAAGCACCTCATGAAAAAAGGGGACATTCAAGTCTTCGAAGGGACAGGCCGTATCCTTGGGCCATCCATTTTTTCTCCGATGCCTGGAACAATTTCGGTTGAATTTAACAATGGAGACGAGAATGAAATCCTCATTCCGCAGAATGTTATAGTAGCGACTGGATCCAGGCCTCGTACACTGCCTGGGTTAGAGATTGACGGCAAATTGGTCATGTCTTCAGATGATGCTCTGAAAATGGAGACTCTTCCAGCATCCATCCTGATCATCGGAGGCGGAGTAATCGGCATCGAATGGGCTTCCATGCTCAATGATTTCGGGGTCGAAGTTACGGTTGTAGAATATGCGGACAGAATCCTTCCGACAGAAGATGAAGAGATTTCCAAGGAAGCTGCACGCATCTTGAAGAAAAAAGGAATCAAACTTGTTACAGGTGCGAAAGTTCTTTCAGAAACGCTGAAAAAAGAAGAATCCGTTCAGATTGATGCTGAGCATAAAGGCGGAACGGCATCGTTTTCGGCAGAAAAAATCCTTGTTTCCGTTGGACGCCAGGCAAATGTGGAAGGAATTGGCCTGGAGAACACAGCGATCAAAGTAGAAAAAGGGTTTATCGAAACAAACGAATATTACCAAACGGCAGAAAGCCATATCTATGCCATCGGAGATGTTATTGGCGGGCTGCAGCTTGCTCATGTGGCTTCACATGAAGGTATTGCAGCAGTAGAGCATCTTTCCAACCAGAACCCGCACCCAATTGATTATTCCATGATCTCTAAGTGTATTTACTCCAGCCCGGAAATGGCGAGTGTAGGATATACGGAAAAGGAAGCGAAAGAGAAAGGGTATACTGTAAAGGTCGGAAAGTTTCCGTTCAAAGCAATCGGTAAGGCTCTTGTTTATGGAGAATCAGACGGATTTGTTAAACTTGTAGTGGATGAAGCAACGGACGATCTTTTGGGGGTCCATATGATTGGACCGCACGTTACCGATATGATTTCTGAAGCAGGTCTGGCGAGAGTTCTGGATGCTACACCATGGGAGATCGCCCAGACTGTTCATCCTCATCCTACACTTTCTGAAGTGTTCGGGGAAGCTGCGCTTGCCGTCGATGGAAAAGCGATTCATTTCTAA
- the buk gene encoding butyrate kinase, which yields MPTKEHRLLVINPGSTSTKIGIFDNERAVFEKTIRHDSDCINTFENIIDQYEFRKNTILETLDHEGINISKLSAVVGRGGLLRPIEGGTYHVNDLMLADLRKGYAGEHASNLGGIISYEIASGLNIPSFIVDPVVVDEMQPLARVSGIPEIKRKSIFHALNQKAVARRVSSLLGKPYSSLRLIVTHMGGGITVGAHLYGKVIDVNNGLHGEGPFSPERAGTVPVGDLVELCFSGEYYPDEIMKKLVGQGGLVGYLGTNDAVRVEAMIANGNEEAALIYDAMAYQVAKEIGASSTVLEGQVDAIIITGGLAYGKEFVKKITERVEWIADVIVQPGENELQALAEGGLRVLKGEEEAKDYPASDVSVRTN from the coding sequence TGTTTTTGAAAAAACTATACGGCATGACAGCGACTGTATCAATACATTTGAAAATATTATCGATCAATATGAATTTCGAAAAAATACAATTCTCGAAACCCTTGATCATGAAGGAATCAACATTTCTAAATTAAGTGCGGTAGTAGGGCGCGGCGGTTTGCTGCGTCCCATCGAGGGCGGAACGTATCATGTGAATGATCTGATGCTTGCGGATCTTAGAAAGGGCTATGCGGGAGAGCATGCTTCTAATCTCGGCGGGATCATCTCATACGAAATCGCATCCGGACTAAACATTCCATCATTTATTGTTGATCCCGTTGTCGTCGATGAGATGCAGCCGCTTGCGAGAGTCTCGGGAATCCCAGAGATTAAGCGAAAGAGTATTTTTCATGCATTGAACCAAAAAGCTGTTGCAAGAAGAGTATCCTCTCTACTTGGTAAGCCATACTCTAGCCTCAGGCTCATTGTTACGCACATGGGCGGAGGAATTACCGTTGGTGCTCATCTTTACGGCAAAGTTATTGATGTAAACAACGGTCTTCACGGCGAAGGTCCATTCTCACCTGAACGAGCCGGAACCGTTCCTGTCGGAGATTTAGTGGAATTATGCTTTTCAGGCGAATACTATCCCGATGAGATCATGAAGAAACTGGTCGGACAAGGCGGCCTTGTCGGATACCTTGGCACGAATGATGCAGTAAGGGTCGAAGCGATGATCGCGAATGGCAATGAAGAAGCGGCGCTGATCTACGATGCGATGGCCTACCAGGTGGCAAAGGAGATAGGCGCTTCCAGTACCGTATTAGAAGGACAAGTTGACGCGATCATCATTACCGGAGGACTAGCTTACGGCAAGGAATTTGTGAAAAAGATTACAGAACGTGTAGAATGGATTGCTGATGTTATCGTTCAGCCCGGTGAAAATGAGCTTCAGGCTTTGGCCGAAGGAGGGCTTCGCGTATTAAAAGGCGAGGAAGAAGCCAAAGATTATCCTGCATCAGATGTTTCTGTCCGAACGAATTAA